One part of the Mycobacterium marinum genome encodes these proteins:
- a CDS encoding FtsB family cell division protein translates to MADAKRPDPKRRSPASRPGKAGESARGRRTTSVSRPTQAANTGPAASRNTARTLREHVVEPIKRSFTESVEQRSDQRLGFTARRAAVLAAVVCVLTLTIAGPVRTYFAQRTEMEQLSATEAALRRQIADLEQRKGQLADPAYIAAQARERLGFVMPGDIPFQVQLPPGAVVAPQPGTDAAMPTKGDPWYTSLWHTIADAPHLPPAAAEPPAPEPEPEPGLPAPVPPEPTAPGG, encoded by the coding sequence ATGGCCGACGCGAAACGTCCCGATCCGAAGCGCCGATCCCCGGCATCGCGCCCGGGTAAAGCCGGCGAGTCGGCGCGCGGGCGTCGCACCACTTCGGTGTCCAGGCCCACACAAGCGGCCAACACCGGGCCGGCCGCCAGTCGCAACACCGCCCGAACGCTGCGTGAACATGTCGTCGAACCCATCAAGCGCTCATTCACCGAATCGGTGGAGCAGCGATCCGACCAACGTTTGGGTTTCACCGCCCGGCGTGCGGCGGTGCTGGCCGCGGTCGTCTGCGTGTTGACCCTGACCATCGCCGGGCCGGTTCGGACCTACTTCGCCCAGCGCACCGAAATGGAGCAATTGTCCGCAACCGAAGCGGCGCTGCGCCGCCAGATCGCCGATCTCGAGCAGCGCAAGGGCCAACTGGCCGACCCGGCCTACATTGCGGCGCAGGCCCGTGAGCGCCTTGGCTTTGTGATGCCGGGGGACATTCCATTTCAGGTCCAGCTGCCGCCCGGGGCGGTGGTGGCCCCGCAACCGGGCACCGATGCCGCCATGCCCACGAAGGGCGACCCTTGGTATACGTCGCTTTGGCACACCATTGCCGACGCGCCGCACCTTCCGCCCGCCGCCGCTGAGCCTCCCGCCCCGGAGCCCGAACCTGAGCCCGGACTGCCCGCACCCGTACCGCCCGAGCCGACGGCCCCCGGTGGTTGA
- the eno gene encoding phosphopyruvate hydratase, producing the protein MPIIEQVGAREILDSRGNPTVEVEVALIDGTFARAAVPSGASTGEHEAVELRDGGDRYGGKGVKKAVEAVLDEIGPAVIGLNADDQRLVDQALVDLDGTPDKSRLGGNSILGVSLAVAKAASESAELPLFRYIGGPNAHILPVPMMNILNGGAHADTGVDIQEFMVAPIGAPSFSEALRWGAEVYHALKAVLKKAGLSTGLGDEGGFAPDVASTTAALDLISQAIEAAGFKPGVDVALALDAAANEFHADGSYTFEGTPRTAAQMTEFYSGLLGSYPLVSIEDPLYENDWDGWAALTAEIGDRVQIVGDDVFVTNPERLEEGIDRGVANALLVKVNQIGTLTETLDAVALAHHSGYRTMISHRSGETEDTIIADLAVAVGSGQIKTGAPARSERVAKYNQLLRIEEALGDAARYAGDLAFPRFVADPK; encoded by the coding sequence GTGCCGATAATCGAGCAGGTCGGGGCCCGCGAGATCCTCGATTCCCGCGGCAACCCGACCGTCGAGGTCGAGGTGGCTCTGATCGACGGAACCTTTGCCCGGGCCGCGGTGCCGTCGGGCGCGTCGACCGGTGAGCATGAGGCCGTCGAACTGCGCGACGGCGGCGATCGCTACGGCGGCAAGGGCGTCAAGAAGGCGGTGGAAGCCGTGCTCGATGAGATCGGCCCGGCGGTCATCGGACTCAACGCCGACGACCAGCGCTTGGTCGATCAGGCCCTGGTTGATCTCGATGGCACGCCCGACAAGTCCCGGTTGGGGGGCAACTCGATCCTCGGCGTCTCGCTGGCGGTGGCCAAGGCGGCCTCGGAATCGGCCGAACTGCCGCTGTTCCGCTACATCGGCGGGCCCAACGCCCACATCCTTCCGGTGCCGATGATGAACATCCTCAACGGCGGCGCACACGCGGACACGGGCGTGGACATTCAGGAGTTCATGGTGGCCCCGATCGGTGCGCCCAGCTTCAGTGAGGCATTGCGCTGGGGCGCCGAGGTGTACCACGCGCTCAAGGCGGTGCTCAAGAAGGCCGGGCTGTCCACCGGTTTGGGCGACGAGGGTGGTTTTGCTCCCGATGTGGCCAGCACCACCGCGGCACTCGATCTGATCAGCCAGGCCATCGAGGCGGCGGGCTTCAAGCCCGGTGTGGACGTGGCTTTGGCGCTCGACGCGGCCGCCAACGAGTTCCACGCCGACGGCAGCTACACCTTCGAGGGCACGCCCCGCACCGCCGCGCAGATGACGGAGTTCTACTCCGGGCTGCTCGGCTCCTATCCGCTGGTCTCCATCGAAGATCCGCTCTACGAGAACGATTGGGACGGGTGGGCCGCACTGACGGCCGAGATCGGTGACCGGGTACAGATCGTCGGCGACGACGTGTTCGTCACCAATCCCGAGCGGCTCGAAGAGGGCATCGACCGGGGCGTGGCCAATGCGCTGCTGGTCAAGGTGAATCAGATCGGGACGCTGACCGAGACGCTCGACGCGGTCGCGCTGGCACACCACAGCGGCTACCGCACGATGATCAGCCACCGCAGCGGTGAGACGGAGGACACCATCATTGCCGACCTGGCGGTGGCCGTCGGCAGCGGCCAGATCAAGACGGGCGCACCCGCCCGCAGCGAGCGTGTGGCCAAGTACAACCAGCTGCTTCGGATCGAAGAGGCTCTCGGTGACGCGGCCCGCTACGCCGGCGATCTGGCCTTCCCCCGATTCGTTGCGGACCCGAAATAG
- a CDS encoding DUF501 domain-containing protein, translating to MVDPADLEAVARQLGREPRGVLEIAYRCPNGEPGVVKTAPRLPDGTPFPTLYYLTHPELTAAASRLETTGLMREMTERLGDDPELAAAYRRAHESYLAERDAIDPLGTKVSAGGMPDRVKCLHVLIAHSLAKGPGVNPFGDEAVALLAAEPGAAANLVAGQWL from the coding sequence GTGGTTGATCCCGCGGACCTGGAGGCGGTGGCGCGTCAGCTCGGTCGCGAGCCGCGTGGGGTGCTGGAGATCGCCTACCGATGCCCCAACGGCGAACCCGGCGTGGTCAAGACCGCGCCCAGACTGCCCGACGGCACACCGTTTCCCACGCTCTACTACCTGACGCATCCGGAGCTCACGGCGGCCGCCAGCAGGCTCGAGACCACCGGTCTGATGCGCGAGATGACCGAGCGGCTGGGCGACGATCCCGAACTGGCCGCGGCGTATCGGCGGGCGCACGAGTCCTATCTGGCCGAGCGTGACGCGATCGATCCACTGGGAACCAAGGTTTCGGCCGGCGGCATGCCCGATCGGGTCAAGTGCCTGCATGTGTTGATCGCGCATTCGTTGGCAAAGGGGCCCGGGGTGAACCCGTTTGGCGATGAGGCGGTGGCGTTGCTGGCCGCCGAGCCGGGCGCGGCGGCGAACCTGGTGGCGGGACAGTGGCTTTGA
- a CDS encoding nucleoside triphosphate pyrophosphohydrolase, which produces MIVVLVDPRRPSLVPVEAIELLGGTVQYTEEMPIAVPWSLPDAHPVHVGEEAPVLLSSDPNHPAVVARLAAGARLIAAPDRRRGERLLDAVAMMDKLRTDGPWESEQTHDSLRRYLLEETYELLDAVHSGSVDQLREELGDLLLQVLFHARIAEDAALLPFTIDDVADTLMRKLGNRAPGVLAGESISLQEQMAQWEEGKAAEKARNPRESVLDDVPTGQPALALAQKVITRVCNAGLPVQLIPAEITSIAVSADIDAENCLRAAVLDFSDNVRRAERAIVAARRGDAVAEELDMAPVGTITEQEWLVHWPSGSAGADVAPEPVVDEEPPQEPAEPEEQVEAPAEGETPKESRESRGGSKKRKGRR; this is translated from the coding sequence ATGATTGTCGTCCTGGTCGACCCCCGCCGTCCGTCGCTGGTGCCTGTCGAAGCCATCGAGCTGCTCGGGGGCACCGTGCAATACACCGAGGAGATGCCGATCGCGGTGCCCTGGTCACTGCCCGACGCGCATCCGGTGCACGTGGGCGAGGAGGCGCCGGTGCTGTTGTCGTCCGACCCGAACCACCCCGCGGTGGTGGCGAGGCTGGCGGCAGGGGCCAGGCTGATCGCGGCGCCGGATCGCCGGCGCGGGGAACGCCTGCTCGATGCCGTGGCGATGATGGACAAACTGCGCACCGACGGGCCGTGGGAAAGTGAGCAGACCCACGACTCGTTGCGGCGCTACCTGCTCGAAGAGACCTACGAGCTGCTCGACGCGGTACACAGTGGCAGCGTCGACCAGTTGCGCGAGGAGCTTGGGGACCTGCTGCTGCAGGTGCTTTTCCATGCCCGCATCGCTGAAGATGCGGCATTGCTTCCGTTCACCATCGATGACGTCGCCGACACGCTGATGCGCAAGCTCGGCAACCGGGCGCCGGGAGTACTTGCCGGCGAATCGATTTCGCTGCAAGAGCAGATGGCCCAGTGGGAGGAAGGCAAGGCGGCGGAAAAGGCGCGCAATCCACGCGAGTCGGTATTGGACGACGTTCCCACCGGTCAGCCCGCGTTGGCGTTGGCGCAGAAGGTGATTACGCGGGTCTGCAATGCCGGCCTGCCGGTGCAGCTGATCCCCGCCGAAATCACCTCGATTGCCGTGTCGGCGGATATCGACGCGGAAAACTGCTTGCGCGCCGCGGTTTTGGACTTCTCGGATAACGTCCGCCGCGCCGAGCGGGCGATTGTGGCCGCCCGGCGCGGCGACGCCGTGGCAGAGGAACTCGACATGGCGCCGGTCGGGACGATCACCGAGCAGGAGTGGCTGGTGCACTGGCCGTCTGGCAGCGCGGGGGCCGATGTGGCGCCGGAGCCCGTGGTCGACGAAGAACCGCCGCAAGAACCAGCAGAGCCCGAAGAACAAGTCGAGGCGCCTGCCGAAGGCGAGACCCCCAAAGAATCCCGGGAATCCCGCGGCGGCAGCAAGAAGCGGAAGGGCAGGCGCTAG
- a CDS encoding aspartate/glutamate racemase family protein — translation MLRIWVINPNTTESMTTAIGRCARAVAGPGTEITAVTSPIGPPSIESHYDEAMSVPGLLQAIEQGEHSGAEGYVIACFGDPGLDAARELARGPVIGIAEAAMHTASHLGRGFSVVTTLARTTGRAAELAERYGMDRFCLGVHACEIPVLDLETDSRARAIVTDACRTAIKVDRSDSIVLGCAGMADMCHSISEEIGVPVVDGVSAATVLVQSLVTLGLRTAKHGEYASPPKK, via the coding sequence GTGCTCCGTATCTGGGTGATCAACCCGAACACCACCGAATCAATGACCACCGCGATCGGCCGCTGCGCGCGGGCGGTGGCCGGCCCCGGCACCGAAATCACGGCGGTGACCTCCCCGATTGGTCCGCCGTCGATTGAAAGTCACTACGACGAGGCCATGAGCGTCCCCGGCCTACTGCAGGCCATCGAGCAAGGTGAGCATTCGGGAGCTGAGGGCTACGTGATCGCCTGCTTCGGCGACCCCGGCCTCGACGCCGCTCGGGAGCTGGCTCGGGGGCCTGTGATTGGGATCGCCGAAGCGGCCATGCATACCGCCAGCCATCTCGGCCGGGGATTCTCGGTGGTCACCACCCTGGCTCGCACCACGGGACGCGCCGCGGAGCTCGCCGAGCGCTACGGCATGGACCGGTTCTGCCTGGGCGTCCACGCCTGCGAAATCCCGGTGCTCGACCTCGAGACGGACTCACGGGCGCGCGCGATCGTCACCGACGCGTGTCGCACCGCCATCAAGGTGGATCGCTCCGACAGCATCGTGCTGGGCTGCGCGGGAATGGCCGACATGTGCCACTCGATCTCCGAGGAGATCGGCGTTCCCGTGGTGGACGGGGTCAGCGCCGCCACGGTGCTGGTGCAGTCACTCGTGACATTGGGTTTGCGTACGGCCAAGCACGGTGAATACGCAAGCCCGCCAAAGAAATAA
- a CDS encoding sensor histidine kinase: MTGHRNTPRWLPRSLRWQLLLGVLAVVTIVLVAVGGVSVLSLRGYVTAMNDAEVVESMHAFSHAYARYRNGEHTSIHTGTPPVSQALLEFTGQTPGNLIAVMRDGVVIGSAVFSEDAPRPAPPDVIHAIETQHWTDEPSRVETLGSLGSYQVDSRAAGSDRLIVGVSLSIADRIITRKQITTSVLVATALVITAALTVWVVGITLRPLRRVAATAATVAAMPLAGDDHQISVRVRPEDTDPDNEVGIVGHTLNRLLDNVDSALQHRVASDLRMRQFITDASHELRTPLAAIQGYAELTRQDSSDLPPTTEYALARIESEARRMASLVDELLLLSRLGEGEDLETEHLDLTDLVMNAVNDAAVAAPTHRWIKDLPDEPVWVNGDHARLHQLVSNLLTNAWVHTPPGVTVKTGITNYPDDPNGPYTELTVSNDGPDIDPEVLPHLFERFVRSSKSRSSAPGHGLGLAIVNSIVKAHDGSVTAESAAGQTVFRIRLPLIDAPLNASAPGRPRQPSDY; encoded by the coding sequence ATGACGGGCCACCGGAACACGCCTCGCTGGCTTCCTCGTTCGTTGCGCTGGCAGCTGCTGCTTGGCGTGCTGGCCGTGGTGACGATCGTGCTGGTCGCGGTGGGCGGGGTCTCGGTGCTCAGCCTGCGCGGCTACGTGACCGCGATGAACGACGCCGAAGTCGTCGAGTCCATGCATGCGTTCAGCCACGCCTATGCCCGCTACCGCAACGGCGAACACACCTCGATCCACACCGGCACTCCCCCGGTATCCCAAGCTCTGCTCGAGTTCACCGGCCAGACGCCCGGGAACCTCATCGCGGTGATGCGCGATGGTGTCGTCATCGGCTCGGCGGTCTTTTCCGAAGACGCGCCCCGCCCGGCACCACCGGATGTCATCCACGCCATCGAGACCCAACACTGGACCGACGAACCGTCACGTGTCGAAACGCTGGGCAGCCTGGGTTCCTATCAAGTCGACAGCCGCGCCGCCGGATCCGACCGCCTGATCGTCGGGGTTTCGCTGAGCATCGCGGACCGCATCATCACCCGAAAACAAATCACGACCAGCGTGCTTGTCGCGACCGCACTGGTGATCACGGCGGCCCTGACCGTGTGGGTGGTCGGTATTACCCTGCGCCCGCTGCGGCGGGTCGCCGCAACCGCCGCGACCGTCGCCGCGATGCCACTCGCCGGCGACGACCACCAGATCAGCGTGCGGGTTCGCCCCGAGGACACCGACCCCGACAACGAAGTCGGCATCGTGGGGCACACGCTAAACCGGTTGCTGGACAACGTCGACAGCGCGCTGCAACATCGGGTGGCTTCCGATCTGCGGATGCGGCAATTCATCACCGACGCCAGCCATGAGCTGCGCACCCCGCTTGCGGCCATTCAGGGGTATGCCGAACTCACCCGCCAGGACAGCTCGGACCTACCGCCGACTACCGAATACGCGCTCGCCCGCATCGAGTCAGAAGCGCGGCGGATGGCCTCCCTGGTTGACGAATTGTTGCTGCTGTCACGCCTGGGTGAAGGCGAGGACCTGGAGACCGAACACCTCGACTTGACCGACCTGGTGATGAACGCCGTGAACGACGCCGCCGTGGCAGCGCCCACCCACCGTTGGATCAAGGACTTGCCCGACGAACCGGTGTGGGTCAACGGTGACCACGCCCGTCTGCACCAGCTGGTCAGCAACCTGCTCACCAATGCCTGGGTGCACACGCCGCCCGGCGTCACGGTGAAGACCGGGATCACCAACTACCCCGACGACCCCAACGGTCCCTACACCGAGCTAACGGTCAGCAACGACGGCCCCGACATCGACCCCGAGGTCTTGCCTCATTTGTTCGAGCGGTTTGTCCGTTCCAGCAAGTCGCGATCCAGCGCGCCGGGCCACGGATTGGGCCTGGCCATCGTCAATTCGATCGTGAAAGCTCATGACGGCTCGGTGACCGCCGAATCCGCCGCTGGCCAAACCGTATTCCGGATCAGGCTGCCGCTGATCGACGCGCCGCTCAATGCATCCGCCCCCGGCCGGCCGAGGCAGCCGAGCGACTACTGA
- a CDS encoding Ppx/GppA phosphatase family protein, which yields MSRVAAIDCGTNSIRLLIADAGGGQLNDVHRETRIVRLGQGVDATGQFAPEAIARTRAALTDYAALLKVHGVERVRMVATSATRDAANRDSFFAMTAEVLGAVLPGAIAEVITGAEEAELSFSGAVGELDSAGAPFVVVDLGGGSTEIVLGKAGNEVTASYSANIGCVRLTERCLHSDPPTPDQVAAARLVVREELEPALRSVPLEEARTWVGLAGTMTTLSALAHNMTTYDAAAIHLSRVAGADLHAVCDRLIAMTREQRAALPPMHEGRVDVIGGGAIVVEELARELRSRAGIDELTVSEHDILDGIALALCD from the coding sequence ATGAGCCGGGTCGCCGCGATCGACTGCGGTACCAATTCGATTCGGTTGCTCATCGCCGACGCCGGCGGTGGGCAGCTCAATGACGTGCATCGGGAAACGCGGATAGTCAGGTTGGGCCAGGGTGTCGACGCGACCGGTCAGTTTGCGCCGGAAGCGATTGCCCGGACCCGGGCCGCGTTGACTGATTACGCGGCCCTGCTGAAGGTGCACGGCGTCGAACGGGTACGGATGGTCGCCACGTCGGCCACCCGCGACGCCGCCAACCGGGACAGCTTCTTTGCCATGACCGCGGAGGTGCTCGGTGCGGTGCTGCCCGGCGCGATAGCCGAGGTGATCACCGGGGCCGAAGAAGCGGAGCTGTCGTTCTCCGGCGCGGTCGGCGAACTGGACAGTGCCGGAGCGCCTTTCGTGGTCGTCGATCTCGGCGGCGGATCCACCGAGATCGTGCTCGGCAAGGCGGGCAACGAAGTCACCGCGAGTTACTCGGCCAACATCGGCTGTGTTCGGCTGACCGAACGCTGCCTGCACTCCGATCCGCCGACGCCCGATCAGGTGGCCGCCGCCCGCCTGGTGGTGCGCGAAGAGCTGGAACCCGCGTTGCGTTCGGTCCCCCTCGAGGAGGCTCGGACTTGGGTCGGCCTGGCCGGAACGATGACCACGTTGTCCGCCCTGGCCCACAACATGACTACCTATGATGCTGCGGCCATTCATCTTTCGCGAGTCGCCGGTGCTGATCTGCACGCGGTGTGTGACCGGCTGATAGCGATGACGCGCGAGCAGCGTGCCGCACTCCCACCGATGCATGAGGGCCGGGTCGACGTGATCGGCGGCGGTGCGATCGTGGTCGAAGAACTGGCTCGCGAGTTGCGCAGCCGCGCCGGCATCGACGAGCTGACCGTCAGCGAGCACGACATCCTCGACGGCATCGCCCTGGCGCTCTGCGACTAG
- a CDS encoding lytic transglycosylase domain-containing protein, with the protein MSPRRWLRAAAVIGATAMLLASSCTWQLSLFIPEGVPPPPGDPVPPVDTYASGRPADQLREWAEQRAPALEMPVIALEAYAYAARVAEVENPKCHIAWTTLAGIGQVESHNGTYRGATIAPNGDVRPPIRGVRLDGTGGTLRIVDSERANLDGDDGVERAMGPMQFISETWRLYGVDANNDGIVSPDNIDDAALSAAGYLCWRGKDLATARGWITALRAYNNSGVYARAVRDWATAYAAGHPL; encoded by the coding sequence GTGTCGCCAAGACGTTGGTTGCGCGCGGCCGCCGTTATTGGCGCGACCGCGATGCTCTTGGCGTCAAGTTGCACCTGGCAGCTCAGCTTGTTCATCCCCGAAGGGGTGCCGCCGCCACCGGGTGATCCGGTGCCGCCGGTGGACACCTACGCCAGCGGTCGGCCCGCCGATCAGCTGCGGGAATGGGCCGAGCAACGCGCCCCGGCGCTGGAGATGCCGGTGATTGCGCTGGAGGCCTACGCCTACGCCGCTCGGGTTGCGGAGGTCGAGAACCCGAAGTGCCATATCGCGTGGACCACGCTGGCGGGCATCGGGCAGGTGGAAAGTCACAACGGCACCTATCGGGGCGCGACCATAGCGCCCAACGGGGACGTGCGGCCTCCCATTCGCGGCGTGCGCCTGGACGGAACCGGCGGCACCCTGCGCATCGTCGATAGCGAGCGTGCCAACCTCGACGGTGACGACGGCGTGGAGCGTGCGATGGGGCCGATGCAGTTCATCTCCGAAACCTGGCGGCTCTACGGGGTGGATGCCAACAATGACGGCATCGTCAGTCCGGACAACATCGACGACGCCGCGCTTTCGGCGGCCGGGTATTTATGCTGGCGCGGTAAAGATCTCGCGACTGCGCGGGGATGGATCACCGCTTTGCGCGCCTACAACAACTCCGGCGTCTACGCTCGGGCGGTGCGCGACTGGGCGACCGCTTACGCGGCGGGCCACCCGCTGTAG